CGCACATTGTTCTTCGAGCGACCACTACATCGGGAACTGGGAGAGGACACGTCGGAGATCACCATTCCGGGTGGCCCAGATCTGATGCCGGAGACTCTCGAACGACTCGCCTCCGGTCTGTTCGTATTCAGTGTCTCCTTTGAGGAATTTGGTATTCCGGAGCTTGAAGTCCTCAGCATTGAGGGAAGATAGATCCGTGATCCGGAGATGGTCGTCCGCTTGTGACACGGCAGGGTCAACGTCTGGGTGCGGTTTATACCTCTGGGATGGTCTGAAACCAAATTGGATGGGGTACGGAAATTCTTGTTTCCCTTGACGAAGCATTCACTCTCTTCGTCATTACGGAAAATTCGAGGCGAAAGCCTCGCCCTTCAGGGGCATGGCGAGAGCGAAGCTCTCGCTGCAACCGAAAAGCTCCGCTTTTCGAGGACGGGGATGAAGCCGACCAACAGTATTCAACCGCCGACGATGGCATAGACCGGGTTCCAACGCAATCATTAAGCCGTCCGACCGTGATAGTATGCATAGATGGTGAAGAGTACCCGTCACGCGAAATACGAACTCTACTACCACATAGTGTTCGTGCCGAAATATCGGCGTTCGCACCTGACGGGGAAGACGAAGGAACGACTCGAAACCATCTTCGAGGAAATCTGTGAGGACAAAGACCTCGAACTGGCCGAGTCCGAGGTCATGCCCGACCACGTACACCTGTTCATCGGGAGTCCACCGAAGAACGCCCCGTCCCTCATCGTCAACTGGGTCAAGGGCATCTCCGCCCGGAAGTACAATCAACGATACGACGACCGCGTGAAGTGGACTCGCTCGTACTACGTCGGAACAGCGGGAAGCGCATCGAAGGGCGCTGTCGAACGCTACATCGCTGAACAGGAAGGCGGGGGCGCATGAATCGCGTCAACACTTTCGAGGTCGTGCCACAGACCGAAAACGACAAGGAGTGCCTTCTACGGCTACTCGACGCCTCCGCATCCCTGTGGAACGAACTCACCTACGAACGCCGTCAGAACTACTTCGGTGACGGCGACGTGTGGGATACCTCCGAGTACCGTGGACAGTACAACGGCGTCGTCGGAAGCGCGACCGTCCAACAGGTCACACGCAAGAACAGCGAAGCGTGGCGGTCGTTCTTCGCCCTCAAAGAGAAAGGCGAGTACGCCAACCCACCGTCGTACTGGGGCAACGAGGAGGACGGACGCGAACTCCGTACCTACATCCGAAACAACCAGTACACGATTCAGTGGGGCAAGCGTAGCCGTCTCGAAATCCCTGTCGGGAAAGAACTGAAAGACGAATACGGACTCGGCTACCACGAACGACTCCGCCTCGAAGTCCGAGGCAACCCGAAGTGGGACGGTAAACAGGGCCGTCTGGAACTTGAGTACGACGAGGTGAGCGACACGTTCAGGGCCTTTCAACCAGTCACCGTACCTGATTCTCGACTGGATTCACCACTGGCTTCAGAAGAAGCCGCCCTCGACGTTGGCGCAAATAACCTCGTCGCCTGTTCCACGACCACTGGGAACCAGTACCTCTACAACGGTCGGGAGTTGTTCGGACGTTTCCGTGAGACGGTAAACGAAATCGCCCGCCTCCAGTCGAAACTCCGTGAGGGACGCTACTCCTCGAAGCAGATTCGACGGTTGTACCGACAGCGGACGAAACGCCGTGACCACGCACAGAACGCGCTGGTGCGCGACCTCGTTGAACGACTGTACGACGAGGGAGTGGCGACGGTGTACGTGGGCGACTTGACCGACGTGCTGGAAACGCACTGGTCGGTCAGAGTGAACGAGAAGACGCACAACTTCTGGGCGTTCAAGAAGTTTATCCACCGTCTCGCGTGCGTCTGTGAGGAATACGGCATCAGCCTCGAAGCCGAGTCGGAAGCGTGGACGAGTCAGACGTGTCCCGAGTGTGGCGACCACGACGCGACGATTCGCCACGAGGACACGCTGACGTGTCCGTGCGGTTTCGAGGGACACGCCGACCTCACGGCATCAGAGACGTTCCTTCGAGAAAACAGCGACACGGAAGTCAGGCCGATGGCACGGCCCGTGCGATTCGAGTGGGACGACCACGACTGGTCGGGGAAACCATACCCTCACGAAAGTCCCAAAGAAGTGCGCACAAACCCGCAAGTTGCCTCCGTGGGTCGGTAGCCGAACCCCCAACGGAGGAATCCTCGCGCTTTAGCGCGGGGAGGATGTCAACGTCAGCTGAAAACTGAAAGTCAGATCAGAAGATCAGAGATCGGACTCCCGAAACCGGTGGTAGCCTACCGCAAGCGGAACGACTACCCACGCCACCAACAACACGAGCGCAGCCGGCGCACTCACGTAGACGGGGGCACCCTCGGCCACGTACAGCCCTGCCAGGTCCACGTCGAACCCGGCGCGGACGAGTCGGGCGTAGGACTCGCCGGGTTCGATCAGCCGGAAGAGCAGCGCCCAGTCGGGCATATCGCGAAGCACCTCGAATTCGAAGCGGTGGAGGACGAGGAGCACGGTCGACTGGAGGCTTCCCCAGAACGTGACCAGCAGCAGGTACCCGCCGAGGCCGCCGAGGGTGATCCAGCGGTCGGCGGTCGTCGACATCGAGAGGCCGACGGCAAAGCCGACGAACGCGGCCCCGAAGAGCGCGGTCGCGACGAGGAACCACGGGAACCACAGCACCCCCTCGGTACCGAAGCGGACGGCACCGACCACGCCTGCGACGACGAGCGCGAGCAGGGCCGGGACGAGCACCACGACCGCACGGCCGACGAACGTCCCGATCGCCAGGTCGCGCCGGGAGTGCGGCAAGGAGAGCGTGAGGGCGAGTCGGCCGCTCGTGCGGTCCTCGACGATCGACTTGTAGCCGACGAGGATCGCGATCGCCGGGAGGAGCACGCCCACGACGCTGGCGAGCCCCCCGACGAATGCCGGGAAGGTCGGCTCGCCGACGTAGTCGTGGGCGACCGCGTACCCGAGGAACGCGATCGGGAAGAGACCGACCGCGAGCCAGGTCGTCTTCGACAGGATCGTGCCGCGCACGTCCTCCCGGGCGATCACACGCCAGCTCACGCCAGATCACCCCGCGCGAAACGCCGATAGGCGAGCCCCAGCGGTCCCGCGAGCCACAGCGCGAACAGGACGAGCGCGACCCACTCGCTCAGGTACCAGGCACCCTCGACGGTGGCGCTGGGGTCGACGAATCCGTCGGTGAGCCGTCCGAAGACCCGGCCCGGTTCGAGACCGAAGACGAACTGCAACGGGTCGGGCAACTCCCCATCGACGAGGCCGGCGAAGGAGAGCGCCAGCGTGACCCCGTCGGCGACCGTGTCCCAGACCATCACGAACAGGAAAAAGAAGAAGAGCGCGAGGACGAGTGCGCGCCGTTTGGTGGTTGCGGCGATGGAGGCTGCGATCCCGATACCCGTCCAGATCCCGCCGAACCACACAGTGAAACCGACGAAGGCGAGATACCGGAGCGGTTCGAGTTCGCCGAACGGATAGACGACGAGGAATCCGGCGACGGCCAGCGAGGCGACCAGCGTCGCCGTGACCACGCCGGCCCGGCCGAGGAACTTCCCGAACACGACGTCGGCCCGGCTGTGGGGCAGCGACAGCGTGAGCCGGAGCGCGCCCGACTCGCGCTCGCTGACGACCGCGTTGTACCCCAGCAGGACGCCGACGATGGGGACCAGCGTCGTCAGGCTCCCGTGGACGACGCCGGCGAACCGTCCTGTCGTGTACGTCCCCGACCCGCCGAGCGGGTAGGCATACGCTGTGACGACGATCACGAACGCGAGCAGGCCCAGCAGGTACTTCGTCGAGCGCTCGCCGACCGTCAGCGCCCAGTCCTGGCGGGCGATCACGTCCCAGCTCATCGGCCCGTCCCGGTGTACTCGATGAACATATCTTCCAGCGAGGCCTCCTCGGTCCGGAAGTTCACCACGTCGACGCCCGCGTCGTGCAACTGCACGAGGATGTCCATCTTCGCGTCGTTCGTGCAGGTCACCTCCAGCGTCGAGTCCTCGCGCTCGACGGCCGTCTCGACGCCCTGAACTCCGCGAACAGTCTCCAGCGTCCCGTTCTGCAGGGTGTCGACCGTGATGACGAGCTTCGTCCCCCCTCCGAGTGACTCCCGGAGCCCCTCGATGGTGTCGACGGCCACGAGTTCGCCGTTCTGGAGGATGCCCACGCGGTCACAGACCGCCTCGACCTGTTCGAGGATGTGGCTGGAGAAAAAGACCGTCGCACCCCGCTCGTTCTCCTCGCGGATGATATCCCGCATTTCGGCGGCCCCGTTGGGGTCCAGCCCCGTCGTTGGCTCGTCGAGCAAGAGGAGGTCCGGCTCGCCGACCAGTGCCATCCCGAGGACGAGTCGCTGGGCCATCCCTTTCGAGTAGTCGCTGGCTTCCCGTTCGGCGTCGGCGGGATCGAGCCCCACCCGATCCAGAATCTCGGCGGGGTCGTCGTCGGCGTCTTTCGACTCGATGGCGTACTCGATGTGCTGGCGGCCGGTGCGGCGCTCGAACACCGAGTACCCCTCCGGGAGGACGCCGATCCGTTCGCGAGCCGTAACGCCCTCCGCGTGACAGTCGTGGCCGAAGATTTCGACCGATCCGTCGCTGGGCGACACGAAGTCGAGCAGGACGTTGATGAACGTGGATTTCCCCGCGCCGTTGGGGCCGAGAAAGCCGAAAATCTCCCCCTCGGGGACGGTGAGATCGACCCGATCGAGGGCGATCACCGTCCCGTAGCGTTTCGACACCTCGGTGGCTTCGATGGCGGCCATATGTCAATTGGCGGACGGCACTAAAATAAAAGCGCGCGGTGATTTTCCGACTCGGAAACAGTGTCTGGCCACGACAGCCGCTGGGCGGACATGAACCTAGTGTCGTGGGCTGGAGCGTTTGATCGACCGAGTGTTGGATCCCGGACTCTGACGGTCACTCGCCGCTCGAACTGTTGTACATCTCGTCGAAGGCCTGCTCACCGCGGATCAACTCGTCGACACCGTCGGTGAGAGTGACCTCACCAAACACGGTCGCGCGATAGTACGTGTAGAGCCCGCCCTGTTCTCGTTCCGTGCGCTGACGCTTTTCGACCAGTCCGCTCTCGAGGAGTTCGTTCAGGTGATAGTGGAGTGTGCTGTCGTCGATGTCCATCATATCCGCAAGCTCTGTCGGACTCATCTCACCGGCGTGAACCAGTCGATAGAGAATTTCGTATCGCGTTCGGTTCCCGACGGCAGCGTGCATATCCAGATACTCGCCGAGACTGAGAACGCTGTCCTCTGGCAGCAGATCCTCTGGATCGTCCGGCGCTTCCTTCTCCGCTGTCCGTCTCTGATCGGTCGCCATCTCGATTCGAAGTCGAATGAAACGCGTTTAGTCTTTGTCGCGCCAGTAATCACAAAAAACAGCGTCTTTTATACCGTTCTCTCGGGAATCGAATCTGGTACGAACATTGTCGGGGTCAATCGTGGTGACGATGCGGTTCGACCGCTGACTGGCACTGAGTACCCAGGAGGGGAAGAGACATCTCGATATTCCGATTAGAACAACAGTTATGTGTGTCAGTACAATAGTGGGTAATAGGTGGTGTGAAATGGGAAATACATCTGCCGATGGCAATCAAAGCGAGGAACTGACGCTCACAGTAGACGATAGAGGGCGGGTAACCCTACCGAAGGAGGTCCGGGATCGGTTGGGCATCGAGTCGAACGACGAGATCTCCGCGACCCTCGTCGGTTCGGTCCTCGAGGTTAACCCGAAACCGAGCACGAAACTGAAGACAGCAAGAGCGGACCGGGACAACTGGGAGAACACGACGACAACCGATGCGGGAGAGGCGCTCTTCGGACCGATGGAGCAGTGGTCCGATAGCAGATGACTGAGTCGCTCCCGACCGAAGTGACGGTTCTCACGGACGTGAACGTACTCGCGATCGGGTTGACCGAAGATCATCCGGCCCACGACGATGTGTATCCCTGGATCGAGAATGCCCTCGATGGACCGAACGTCTTGCTCGTCTTCGATTATTACCCGCTCCGAGCGCAGTATATCATGACGAGCAACTTCGGAGTGGGTCCGGCGGCTGCTCGCAACGCGGTCCAGTCCCTCGTTCGCAGTCCCGCACGAATCGTCGGTGCGACCGAAACCACTCTTCTGGAGGCTTACGAGATCAGCGCCGAGAAAAACCACGACGTCTACGATTCGTTCATCCTCGCGCTGGCACGAGCATACGACGCTGACTACCTTATCACCACCGATGCCGATTTCGAGGACCTCTGTGACGGTGAAGACACGACCTACACCAATCCGATCCCGGGCGAAAAACGCGAGAAATTGGCGTTCATCGATGGGTAGCCAAGCCAATGTGGTACCGCAGTGAGCTACAACCGCGCTCCCAACCGAACTCTCAAGGCCGGTGACGTGGACCCATCCTGTATGCACGTAAGCGTCGTCGGCAGCGGCTACGTCGGGACGACCATCGCGGCCTGTTTCGCCGACCTCGGCCACGATGTCACCAGCGTCGACATCGACGAGGACATCGTCGCGGCCGTCAACGACGGCGAAGCGCCGATCCACGAACCCGGACTGGACCCGCTGGTCTCGATCTACGGCGGTGACCAACTCCGGGCGACGACCGACTACGACGCCATCCGCGAGGCCGACGTGACCTTCCTCGCGCTCCCGACGCCGAAAAACGACGACGGGAGCATCGACACCTCGATCATGGAGGCCGGTGCCGAATCCGTCGGCGAGGCCATCGCCGAGAAGGACGGCTACCACCTCGTCGTCGTCAAGAGCACCGTCGTTCCCGGCACCACCGAGGACACCCTGACGCCGATCATCGAAGACGCGTCGGGCAAGACCGCGGGCGAGGACTTCGGCGTCGCCGTCAACCCCGAGTTCCTCCGGGAGGGAACCGCGGTGGACGACTTCATGGAACCGGACAAGATCGTCGTCGGAACCGACGGCGACGGGCGCGCTCTCGATCTGCTCGCCGAGGTCTACGAACCGCTGGTCCTCCAGTGGGACGTGCCGGTCTTCGAGACTGGCCCCCGAGAGGCCGAGATGATCAAGTACGCCAACAACGCATTCCTCGCGAGCAAGGTCAGCCTCATCAACGACATCGCGAACATCTGCAAGGAGTACGGCGTCGACGCCTACGAGGTCGCCGAGGCCATTGGCCTTGACGACCGTATCGGCGAGCGATTCCTACGGAGCGGAGTCGGATGGGGGGGAAGCTGCTTTCCGAAGGACACCGCGGCGATCATCCAGCACGCCCACGACGCGGGCTACGAGCCCCGGATGCTCGAAGCGGCGGTCGAGGTCAACGACCGCCAGCCCGAACGCCTCCTCGACCTGCTCGACGACCACGTCGACGCCGACGGGAAACGGATCGCCGTACTCGGTCTCGCCTTCAAGCCCGGGACTGACGATATCCGGAACTCGCGGGCGATCCCGGTGATCGAGGGATTGCAGGAACGCGGCGCGGAGGTCGTCGCGTACGATCCGGTCGCAGTGGGGGAGATGGCCGAGCGATTCCCCGAGATCGAGTATGCCGAGTCGGCGGCCGACGCACTCGACGACGCTCACGGCGCGGTCGCGGTCACCGACTGGGACGAGTTCGGGACCCTGGACGAGGAGTTCGACGCGATGGCCGACTCAGTGGTCGTCGACGGCCGGCGGATAATCGAGCGCCGCGAGGGGATTACCTACGAGGGGCTGACGTGGTGAGGCGGGCCTCCACAGCGCGAATCCAGCAGTCGGTCAGCAATCGAACGATCGCGACCCGTTCAGGACGGGTGTTCGTCGCGTCGCGTTCGCCACCGTGGCGTCGTCCGCCTGGACGCGGATCTGCACCGTCGCGGTGTCGCCCACGGCGAGCGTCTCGTCGTCTTCGAAGACCCAGAACACGTCGCTCGTCGTGCGCCCACGCTCGGTTATCGATCTCGTGGTCGTCTCGTCGGTGTGGGCCAGGCTCACCACGACGCGAACCCGATCGCCGCTGCTGACGTTCTCAGATTCAGCCGGGATGTCCACGGTGACGTCGCCGAGCACGGTGACGCTGTCGCTCGGCGTGCCGCTCGCGAGACACGTCTCGACGGTGCCGTTCGTGTCCGGGAGGTCGCGCTCGTCGTTCAAGCGGACGGTGAGGTCAGTCGACGCGACCGTGACGTTCTCCGAGGAGGCGTCGTCGGTCACGCCGCCGAACGCCACCAGCGTGCCCACGCTGATCGCGGTCAGGAGGAGGAAAGCGACGACCGTCGACCGACGTGGGGGCCAGTCCAGCAGCCAGGGGAGGACGTTCATCGGCCAGACCTGTCGGCAGCTAGTAGTAAACTGTTGTGTATCTCGGTTCCGGGGCTGACGATAGGTCGGGGCGAGTTACGATTCCGGGCGCTCTTCGGGCGCCGGCCGTCCATCGCCGGGCAGTAGCACCCACAGCCCGGGACAGCCGTGGTGGTACCAGAGCCCGACTGCGACGACGGTGAGGCCCAACTCGAAGAGCGCGAGCGAACCGAGATCGAGCGCGAACAGGTGGTCGAGGAAGCCACCGCTCGACAGGTCGTACTCGATGGCGGGAATCAGCGGCCAGCCGAGGAAGCCGACGTAGTGGAAATCCCCGGCCAGCGCGGGGTAGAGCGCGTCGCCGAACAGGTGGCCGACGTAGCCGATACCGAACGCGACCACGCTCTCGCGGGCGTCGAAACGCCTCGCGACGACCCAGACCACTGCGAGGAGCACGGCAGCGACGAGTAGCGAGTGTCCGAACGATCGGCCGTTCGGCAGGAGGGCGAACTGCCAGGCCAGTGGCTTGTCGATCAGGTCCGGAAACTGCGTGCCGACCGCGAGCGCGACGACGGCGACGCCGTGCGGTCGGAGGTCGAACCGGAACCAGCGATAGGCGGTGTACAGGAGGTAGCCGACGGCGGCGTGTCCCCAGGGCCACATCGTGTGGGTGGACGACGGCGACGGTCATACGCGCTTTGGCTTCGGTTGACCGGTCCGGTCACCGAACCCGATTCCCAGCTGTGACGTTGCGCTCGCTCACGCTGACCGTCTCGTTCCAGAGGCTGTACTCGCCTGGATACGGAACGGTGACGGCGTACTCGCCGTCGGCGTCCGTCCGGACCTGGCGCTCGTAGGTGAACGACGCGCCGGATACCTCGACCGACTGGGTGAGTGTCGTCGTCGAGCTTGCCGGCCCGGTTCCGGTAATAGTCGCGCCGGGAACCATCCGGAACGCCTTGTAGGTCCCACCCTC
This Halorientalis sp. IM1011 DNA region includes the following protein-coding sequences:
- a CDS encoding ABC transporter ATP-binding protein, which translates into the protein MAAIEATEVSKRYGTVIALDRVDLTVPEGEIFGFLGPNGAGKSTFINVLLDFVSPSDGSVEIFGHDCHAEGVTARERIGVLPEGYSVFERRTGRQHIEYAIESKDADDDPAEILDRVGLDPADAEREASDYSKGMAQRLVLGMALVGEPDLLLLDEPTTGLDPNGAAEMRDIIREENERGATVFFSSHILEQVEAVCDRVGILQNGELVAVDTIEGLRESLGGGTKLVITVDTLQNGTLETVRGVQGVETAVEREDSTLEVTCTNDAKMDILVQLHDAGVDVVNFRTEEASLEDMFIEYTGTGR
- the tnpA gene encoding IS200/IS605 family transposase, encoding MVKSTRHAKYELYYHIVFVPKYRRSHLTGKTKERLETIFEEICEDKDLELAESEVMPDHVHLFIGSPPKNAPSLIVNWVKGISARKYNQRYDDRVKWTRSYYVGTAGSASKGAVERYIAEQEGGGA
- a CDS encoding RNA-guided endonuclease TnpB family protein, producing the protein MNRVNTFEVVPQTENDKECLLRLLDASASLWNELTYERRQNYFGDGDVWDTSEYRGQYNGVVGSATVQQVTRKNSEAWRSFFALKEKGEYANPPSYWGNEEDGRELRTYIRNNQYTIQWGKRSRLEIPVGKELKDEYGLGYHERLRLEVRGNPKWDGKQGRLELEYDEVSDTFRAFQPVTVPDSRLDSPLASEEAALDVGANNLVACSTTTGNQYLYNGRELFGRFRETVNEIARLQSKLREGRYSSKQIRRLYRQRTKRRDHAQNALVRDLVERLYDEGVATVYVGDLTDVLETHWSVRVNEKTHNFWAFKKFIHRLACVCEEYGISLEAESEAWTSQTCPECGDHDATIRHEDTLTCPCGFEGHADLTASETFLRENSDTEVRPMARPVRFEWDDHDWSGKPYPHESPKEVRTNPQVASVGR
- a CDS encoding transcriptional regulator, whose protein sequence is MATDQRRTAEKEAPDDPEDLLPEDSVLSLGEYLDMHAAVGNRTRYEILYRLVHAGEMSPTELADMMDIDDSTLHYHLNELLESGLVEKRQRTEREQGGLYTYYRATVFGEVTLTDGVDELIRGEQAFDEMYNSSSGE
- a CDS encoding metal-dependent hydrolase, with product MWPWGHAAVGYLLYTAYRWFRFDLRPHGVAVVALAVGTQFPDLIDKPLAWQFALLPNGRSFGHSLLVAAVLLAVVWVVARRFDARESVVAFGIGYVGHLFGDALYPALAGDFHYVGFLGWPLIPAIEYDLSSGGFLDHLFALDLGSLALFELGLTVVAVGLWYHHGCPGLWVLLPGDGRPAPEERPES
- a CDS encoding type II toxin-antitoxin system VapC family toxin produces the protein MTESLPTEVTVLTDVNVLAIGLTEDHPAHDDVYPWIENALDGPNVLLVFDYYPLRAQYIMTSNFGVGPAAARNAVQSLVRSPARIVGATETTLLEAYEISAEKNHDVYDSFILALARAYDADYLITTDADFEDLCDGEDTTYTNPIPGEKREKLAFIDG
- a CDS encoding AbrB/MazE/SpoVT family DNA-binding domain-containing protein — protein: MGNTSADGNQSEELTLTVDDRGRVTLPKEVRDRLGIESNDEISATLVGSVLEVNPKPSTKLKTARADRDNWENTTTTDAGEALFGPMEQWSDSR
- the aglM gene encoding UDP-glucose 6-dehydrogenase AglM; amino-acid sequence: MHVSVVGSGYVGTTIAACFADLGHDVTSVDIDEDIVAAVNDGEAPIHEPGLDPLVSIYGGDQLRATTDYDAIREADVTFLALPTPKNDDGSIDTSIMEAGAESVGEAIAEKDGYHLVVVKSTVVPGTTEDTLTPIIEDASGKTAGEDFGVAVNPEFLREGTAVDDFMEPDKIVVGTDGDGRALDLLAEVYEPLVLQWDVPVFETGPREAEMIKYANNAFLASKVSLINDIANICKEYGVDAYEVAEAIGLDDRIGERFLRSGVGWGGSCFPKDTAAIIQHAHDAGYEPRMLEAAVEVNDRQPERLLDLLDDHVDADGKRIAVLGLAFKPGTDDIRNSRAIPVIEGLQERGAEVVAYDPVAVGEMAERFPEIEYAESAADALDDAHGAVAVTDWDEFGTLDEEFDAMADSVVVDGRRIIERREGITYEGLTW
- a CDS encoding ABC transporter permease, with translation MSWRVIAREDVRGTILSKTTWLAVGLFPIAFLGYAVAHDYVGEPTFPAFVGGLASVVGVLLPAIAILVGYKSIVEDRTSGRLALTLSLPHSRRDLAIGTFVGRAVVVLVPALLALVVAGVVGAVRFGTEGVLWFPWFLVATALFGAAFVGFAVGLSMSTTADRWITLGGLGGYLLLVTFWGSLQSTVLLVLHRFEFEVLRDMPDWALLFRLIEPGESYARLVRAGFDVDLAGLYVAEGAPVYVSAPAALVLLVAWVVVPLAVGYHRFRESDL
- a CDS encoding ABC transporter permease, with the protein product MSWDVIARQDWALTVGERSTKYLLGLLAFVIVVTAYAYPLGGSGTYTTGRFAGVVHGSLTTLVPIVGVLLGYNAVVSERESGALRLTLSLPHSRADVVFGKFLGRAGVVTATLVASLAVAGFLVVYPFGELEPLRYLAFVGFTVWFGGIWTGIGIAASIAATTKRRALVLALFFFFLFVMVWDTVADGVTLALSFAGLVDGELPDPLQFVFGLEPGRVFGRLTDGFVDPSATVEGAWYLSEWVALVLFALWLAGPLGLAYRRFARGDLA